From Seriola aureovittata isolate HTS-2021-v1 ecotype China chromosome 16, ASM2101889v1, whole genome shotgun sequence, one genomic window encodes:
- the s100a10a gene encoding protein S100-A10a: MPSELETAMESLIKVFHRYASKEGRTGTLNRRELRELMENELSNFLKSQKDPAAVDKIMKDLDTNGDGQVDFEEFVSLVVGLSIACEQCYQMHMKKTGKK; encoded by the exons ATGCCTTCAGAACTGGAAACCGCCATGGAGTCACTCATCAAGGTGTTCCACCGCTACGCCTCTAAAGAGGGCCGGACCGGCACACTCAACCGACGAGAGCTCAGAGAGCTGATGGAGAACGAGCTGTCTAACTTCCTCAAG TCTCAGAAAGACCCTGCTGCTGTAGACAAGATCATGAAGGACCTTGACACCAACGGTGACGGCCAGGTGGACTTTGAGGAGTTTGTTTCGCTGGTTGTCGGACTTTCCATTGCCTGTGAGCAGTGCTATCAGATGCACATGAAGAAGACTGGAAAGAAGTAA
- the snx27a gene encoding sorting nexin-27a — MADVGDDETRSALPSASRNGPVVVSSAGTTGQIVATATSGPRVVRIVKSESGYGFNVRGQVSEGGQLRSINGELYAPLQHVSAVLPGGAADRAGIAKGDRILEVNGVSVEGATHKQVVDLIRAGEKELVLAVLSVPPQEADGLEGVEDVQPNYDYSDKQAVPISIPTYKHVEQHSERFVVYNVYMSGRQLCSKRYREFAILHQNLKREFSNFNFPKLPGKWPFSLSEQQLDARRRGLEEYLERVCSVRVIGESDIMQEFLSESDENYNGVTDVELRIALPDKTTISVRVRKNSTTDQVYQALVMKVGMDSIMASYFALFEVINHSFVRKLAPNEFPHKLYVQNYTSAVPGTCLALRKWLFSFQEEELLRDNPLALHYCFHQALDDVKKGFIKTEDKSYQLQKLAEQRKMATYLSLLRTCEGYNEVMFPHCSCDSRRKGHVITAISINHFKLHACTEDGTLENQVIAFEWGEMQRWDTDEEGMAFCFEYARGEKKPRWVKIFTPYFNYMHECFERVFCELKWRKQVEEEASDKDNKNCSNNEFLPPLETQQKGWRHLGGEIATS; from the exons ATGGCGGATGTAGGAGACGATGAAACTCGGTCGGCTCTCCCTTCGGCATCCCGTAACGGTCCGGTTGTCGTTTCGTCGGCGGGCACCACGGGCCAAATCGTAGCTACGGCAACATCAGGTCCACGGGTGGTGAGGATTGTCAAGTCCGAGTCCGGCTACGGGTTCAATGTTCGCGGTCAAGTTAGTGAAGGAGGACAGCTCCGGAGCATCAACGGGGAACTGTACGCTCCTCTTCAGCATGTTAGCGCTGTTTTGCCCGGAGGTGCGGCGGACCGAGCTGGGATAGCGAAGGGTGACCGGATCCTGGAGGT TAATGGGGTGAGCGTGGAAGGTGCCACCCATAAGCAGGTAGTGGACCTGATCCGTGCAGGGGAGAAGGAGCTGGTCCTGGCTGTGCTCTCTGTTCCACCTCAGGAGGCTGATGGATTGGAAGGAGTAGAGGATGTCCAACCCAACTATGACTACAGTGATAAGCAGGCTGTGCCCATTTCAATTCCCACATATAAACATGTAGAGCAGCACTCGGAGAGGTTTGTG GTGTACAATGTGTACATGTCAGGTAGACAGCTGTGCTCAAAGCGATACCGAGAATTTGCCATCCTGCACCAGAACCTAAAGAGGGAGTTTTCCAACTTCAACTTCCCAAAGCTTCCTGGGAAATggcccttctccctctctgagcagcagctggatgcTCGCCGTAGAGGCCTAGAGGAATATCTTGAGCGAG TTTGCTCTGTGCGGGTGATCGGGGAGAGTGACATCATGCAGGAGTTTCTCTCTGAATCAGATGAG AACTACAATGGAGTAACGGATGTAGAACTGCGCATAGCCCTGCCAGACAAGACCACCATCTCTGTCAGAGTCCGTAAGAACAGCACAACAGACCAGGTGTACCAG GCATTAGTGATGAAGGTTGGAATGGACAGTATTATGGCGAGCTACTTTGCCCTTTTTGAAGTCATCAACCACTCCTTTG TACGAAAGCTGGCACCTAATGAGTTTCCCCACAAGCTTTATGTGCAGAACTACACATCGGCAGTGCCGGGGACTTGCTTGGCGCTTCGCAAATGGTTGTTCAGCTTCCAGGAGGAGGAGTTGCTCAGAGACAACCCGCTGGCACTGCACTACTGCTTTCACCAG GCACTGGATGATGTGAAGAAGGGATTCATAAAAACGGAGGACAAATCCTACCAGCTGCAGAAACTGGCAGAGCAGCGCAAGATGGCCACG TACCTGAGCCTGTTGCGGACATGTGAGGGCTACAATGAGGTGATGTTCCCCCACTGCTCCTGCGACTCCAGGAGGAAGGGGCATGTCATCACAGCTATCAGCATCAATCACTTCAAGCTGCACGCTTGCACTGAGGACGGCACGCTGGAG AACCAGGTGATAGCTTTTGAGTGGGGGGAGATGCAGCGTTGGGACACTGACGAGGAGGGGATGGCCTTCTGCTTTGAGTACGCAAGAGGGGAGAAGAAACCTCGCTGGGTCAAGATCTTCACTCCATAT TTTAACTACATGCACGAGTGCTTTGAGCGGGTCTTTTGTGAGCTGAAGTGGAGGAAACAG GTTGAGGAAGAGGCATctgacaaagacaacaaaaactgCAGTAACAATG AGTTTCTGCCTCCTCTTGAGACACAGCAGAAGGGATGGCGCCACCTAGGGGGGGAGATTGCAACTTCCTAA
- the LOC130183311 gene encoding ictacalcin-like produces the protein MSDIQQAMALLITAFDKYSGKEGDNHTLSKAELKELLANEFGELLGKSNDKAAIDRIFKDLDTNKDNSVDFREFVTLVSCLTQMCHEYFIGKK, from the exons ATGTCTGACATCCAGCAGGCCATGGCCCTCCTCATCACCGCCTTTGATAAATACTCTGGCAAGGAGGGGGACAATCACACCCTGAGCAAGGCGGAGCTGAAAGAGCTGCTTGCCAATGAATTTGGAGAGCTGCTGGGG AAATCCAATGACAAGGCAGCAATAGACCGCATCTTCAAGGACCTGGACACAAACAAGGACAACAGTGTGGACTTCCGTGAGTTTGTCACCCTGGTGTCCTGCCTCACTCAGATGTGCCACGAGTACTTCATCGGCAAGAAATAG